The following DNA comes from Ooceraea biroi isolate clonal line C1 chromosome 11, Obir_v5.4, whole genome shotgun sequence.
CGAGAGGTAACGAGGTTGCGGCGGCAGCGCGTGCAAGTCGTAGGGAACGGCGGCACGGTGAACGTCGTCGCGCGACGACGCGTTCATAGTCCTCGCCTCCCCGCGTGTTCCTCGCGCCCTCGTAACAGCGGCAGCGCTGGCGAAAGCTGGTGGCGACGCGCACAGCACAGACACGACCCACCCGGACCGGGCATGATACGTTACGCCACTAAACTCTACCGACACTGGAAggcgcactcgcgcgcacaACGTGCGGGGACATGGTTGCTCCTTTTTTTTACGTCGTGCACTCGCGTATCAGTCTCGTGCAGGAGAGTCGTGTGGGGAGGAGAAAGCGTCGACGAGTAGTCCCgtgctttttttttctttcgcgctGGCCGCACCGTGCGTGCGCATCGAACGCATCGTACAATCTCCGACGGAAGTTTAATCGGTGTTATCGGCGTTGTCcatgaataataaatcgcTGGAACGAGTGACGGATTGGCCATGAATCGCAGGCAACTTCGGGTGGTGTCCGTGCGCGGGTCGTGGCGAGCAATTTGCCCGACGCGTCAGAATTGGAGCAGCAACATGGCGCGGCCAATCCGATCCTTCGTCGTAGCTTTCACCCGCGTTTGGTGATAAACCGAGTCTGATGCGGGATGATCACCAATCTGAAGTTATCAACGAAGAGTGAACAAGTGCGAGTGAACGTGCGCGGATTCGGCGGATTATAATTTGATGAATACTGGCGAATCTTGATTGAAATTACGGAGTACTGCCAATATATTCAACATCTTCGCTGCACCTGGAAGACATGAATGGCATTGAACAGGctaatcttcttcttcttcttcttagtgttaaatggcacccgatccctttcaggttcgatacggccaattgcaaaaatgagtgaaatacaaaatacgaaataacaagttgaaaaaaaaaactcggAACAATCGTTGTGCACCTGACGACTGTCCCCTTCGGAATGAAAACAGGCTAATCGAATGTCGAGATGGCGACCGAAGAGCATAAACGCCTGTCCGATGTTGTGAAGGAAACTCATCTCTCGTTACGCGCCGAGTGTCGTCGATATGGAGCCCAGACGGCGTGGGAGCGTCATATGGCGCGAAATGATGTTTTGCaggtgttttattttttttaaagtttttttatcCTTTAGATACAGCTATCTGATTGGCTAATCTGGCAAAtacttgaaatttatatttaaaataattttataagaacgaattatgaataccggccttaaaGTTGCGTTTtccgaaatttaaataaaaatatataaatattttattccagAAATATGCGGCATCCATGCAAAAGTTGGCCACCGAATGCTGGGCGGATAACAATTTAAACTCGAGAAACGGAACCTACTGCAGAATGGAGTGGATAAAGACTCAGTGCAAGGACTACTTTCTCAATGGCGGTAAAGAGAAGTACGACGAACGAGAGCAGGACATAAGTACAAAGATCATCCTGGAGAAGACCAGTGATGAAGATCGCAAAACTCAGCAGGAGCCAACACACGTTAACGATAGGTTGCAAAAGTTTCACGAACGGAAGATATCCATCCTGGATGTAGGTAGCTGCTACAATCCGCTGAGCGTTGACGATGCGTTCGACGTCACCGCGATAGATCTCACGCCTGCAGCGGGAGTCCTTCGATGCGATTTCTTGAACGTCGCGATTGGAAGGGAGACCGTTCTCTCGCCAGACTCGCGCGAAATCCATCAGCTATCCGCAAGCTCGTTCGATGCAGTCGTGTTCTCCCTGTTACTGGGATACATGCCGTGCCCGAGGCAGAGGTACACCTGCTGCAGGAACGCGTACGACGTGCTGAAGAGCGGCGGCGCGTTGATCATCGTGAGCCCGGACTCGAAACACGTCGGCGCGAACGCAAAGCTGATGAAGTCCTGGCGGTACACGCTGAGCAAGTTGGGATTCATGAGGATCAGGTACGAGAAGCTGCGTCACATTCACTGCCTGGCATTCAGAAAGTGCCGGTGCAAGGCGGTGGCGACGCGGTGGGCCGATCTGCAATGTTTCTCCGAGGACGAGGAGAAGTACATGTCTGAAACGGAAATGTTCATTCCGCAagattttcaagatatttgtCCCCAGGGGAGGCAAGAAGACTTGGACAAATACGATGAAACCGAATTAGTGGACGTATTCTCGGAATTGCCGTTTGACGATGAAGCGCCAAGTGATTTGTGAACGTTCACgtggattaaaatattttgcaggTGTTTCATACGCAAATTGGAGTTTTACAGTTATTAACTacgtattatttatgtatactatgtaatatatgtatatatgtaagaatttcagagaaaatatactgttatttttttagtaaaatttgTTAGTAAAATCCTCATCTCCTAGGGAGAAATCGTTCGTCACTAACGTCAGATGGCACTAAGATCACAGAGAAATGTTGAGTTCCTGCTACGTGTAATATAATCGATGTTGTTTCCTTCGCCATCTTGAAGAATTCTTTCGTGTGGTATCTCTTCGCTGGTACACGTGGTGAGtacaattttctctttattatttgagttttattaatacttcATTCTGCTAAAATCTTATTCTACTTTTGTGCATGCTACTTTTTCTGTactatttaacatttttgcagTATCGCAATATTCCCGAAAAATTATCTTCTTTTCAATCCGCGTGTGATATAACCTATCGACGTACTTTgtacgatttaattaaatttatccttTGCTTACTATTCGCGTAAACAAGAAAACAcgtaattatgataaaaagtAACGCGTAATGATTGTAATGCATAATGTTCATAACAGGGAGTCCAAGATGTCGTCGCACTTGAATTGGATGATAATTCGCAACAACAATGCCTTCCTTCTCAAGAAGCGCAACATCAATAAGCCCTTCTCCACGGTTCGTAGTATGCGGTAGCTTGCAAATTTCAAAGCTACTTAATTGCAGTTACTTGAAGAACCATGTGATAAGATAAACGTATAAAAAATCATGTAGGAGGCCAACAATTTAACCAATCTGAGCAGTTTCCGCTATTCCGGGGTGGTCCATCGCAAGAGCGTAGGTATCGTCGACACTCCTGATAAGAAAGGATTCACGGTCGTCTACAAAAAGGCTAAGGCAATCAACAAGCCTGCCAAGGCCACCGTGAAGAGCACAATGAAGGCAGGTGCTCGTCGTTCTCTTCACAAGTTGAAGGTTCTCCTCAAGAAGAACAAGTATCGCGTAGATCTTACCAAGGTATGTGAATGGGCCGATTATCGTCGCTGAGGTAGCAGGTAAATATCGTTTCAATACTAAAGCTCTGCAATGCGATGTTTTCTAGGTTGCACTGCGACGAGCTAGCGCGGTTCTGAGATCCCAGAAACCCCTCCCCGCTAAGAAAACGCGAACGGCTAAAAAGGCTGATTAATTTgtatcatttattaaatacacgTTTAAATGTAACTTCTCATGGGCGACATGTTCTGTGAAGTAAAGGTGCTTTCAGCTTGTTGAGCAATTTGTTTTAAAGtgagaataaattatgttGCACATCTATACTTTGCAGACATGtctgagataatattttttatattaatatctgtaATGTATGTTAGTtacgttataaaaatttgtattaaggTAAGCATGTACATCCTTTTAAGgtaaattaatgtttcataaacaacttatcttatattttgtGGAGTCTTCATTTtcagattaataaaaatattgaagcgTATCTACAGTAGATTAATCGACAGGAACCATAATTATtaggaaaattttatttaattgctaTTTGATATGAAGATAAATGTTGAAAATGAAGATATCTGAATGCAATCGTTAAGATATATGAATGctataatttctataatattttctaactaattattatttatataaatttataatttaagcaaagaaataatatgttaacacgcttattttattattaggttATTTGGAAAATCTTCAGTCAGTGGAGCGACGTTTAAGGTTATGTGTGTGAAGGTATGtgttcttttatataattttattcattttgtttAGATTTTACTGCAATGATGTTCACCCAGCTCTCTGAATGCCATGATTATCTCATTTGCTACTTCTGATCACATAAAGCAAACTTGTATGAATAATGTTgctaaatagaaattatatatgctCTTCTATTTTTCAGATTCGCTACAGTTGTGAGACTCTTTATAAGATTGAGAggtaattttcaatttttttattacctaaaatatgtattaatatctaaaaatgatgattcttACTATCACCAAGATCTATGAATGCCATGATATACAGTATTTGCTATCtgatttacattaattaaaaatatttaagaatatactaatatcaaaatattaatataattattttattattaggttATTTGCAAGGTCTTCAGTCAGTGGAGCAGCAGTTAAGGTTGTGTATGAAGGTATGCGTTCTTTTATGTAATTCTGCTCATTTTGTTCAAATGTTATTGAAATGATGCTCCAATTTACACCAAGATCTCTGAATGCTGTGATTATCTCATTTGCTACTTCTGATCACGTAAAGCAAACTCGTATGAATAATGTTGCTCAATAGAAATTACATACGCTCTTCTATTTTTCAGATTCGCTACAGTTTTGAGACTCGTGATAAGCTGACAggtaattttcaatttcttttattatgtaacatatgtattaatatctaaaaatgatgatttttACTATCACCAAGATCTATGAATGCCATGATATACAGTATTTGCTATCTGATTTATattgatttgaaatatttaagaatatactaatatcaaaatattaatatagtttttttattattaggttACTCGTAAAATCTTCGGTCAGTGAAGCGGCGTTTGAGATTATGTGTGTGAAGGTATGtgttcttttatataattttattcattttgtttAGATTTTACTAAAATGATGATACACCCAGCTCTTTGAATACTATGATTATCTCATTTGCTACTTCTGATCCTGTGCACGAAGCAAACGTATGTGAATAAAATTGTTCAGTAAAAATTACATGTACTCCTTTGTTTTTTAGATTCGCTAAAGTTTCGAGATGAACTGGTGGGAGAGATGAACTTAGGGCAATtaaatgacaaaattaataggtaattttcagttttgtattctacaatatattaatatccgAAAATGATGATTCTTACTATCACCAAGATCTATGAATGCCATGATATACAGTATTTGCTATCTGATTTATattgatttgaaatatttaagaatatactaatatcaaaatattaatatagtttttttattattaggttACTCGTAAAATCTTCGGTCAGTGAAGCGGCGTTTGAGATTATGTGTGTGAAGGTATGtgttcttttatataattttattcattttgtttAGATTTTACTAAAATGATGATACACCCAGCTCTTTGAATACTATGATTATCTCATTTGCTACTTCTGATCCTGTGCACGAAGCAAACGTATGTGAATAAAATTGTTCAGTAAAAATTACATGTACTCCTTTGTTTTTTAGATTCGCTAAAGTTTCGAGATGAACTGGTGGGAGAGATGAACTTACGGCAATTAAATGACAAAATTGATAGgtaattttttagttttgtaTTGCATGatgcattaatattcaaaagtATGATGATTCTTATTATCACCAACAAGATCTATGAGTGCCATGATTATACAAAGTATTTGCTATCTGAATACTTTACcgtagttttataattttatgggTTACTGTAATTTTGTTACAAAAGGAAGTCCCTTCTCTTTCAGATTCTTTATCTTTGGGACGTGTCGGACTTTCTGCAGgagttttatgaaattatcagaaattgtattaattgtaACAGTTTAAACAGTAAatgtcaataataaataaatttaatgaaacgaTTGTTAtggaattttccaaattaGAATCCCTTTGAACTAGGTTCTCAGCTGCTCTCATATGTGTAAATTGCGTACATTCATGTTAGAAATATAATCTGATCCGTCTTCCGTTATACAAAATTCCTCGTTCTATTATGCATTTTACTTTGATAAAGATCTGTTATGCTACTG
Coding sequences within:
- the LOC105288193 gene encoding S-adenosylmethionine sensor upstream of mTORC1 is translated as MATEEHKRLSDVVKETHLSLRAECRRYGAQTAWERHMARNDVLQKYAASMQKLATECWADNNLNSRNGTYCRMEWIKTQCKDYFLNGGKEKYDEREQDISTKIILEKTSDEDRKTQQEPTHVNDRLQKFHERKISILDVGSCYNPLSVDDAFDVTAIDLTPAAGVLRCDFLNVAIGRETVLSPDSREIHQLSASSFDAVVFSLLLGYMPCPRQRYTCCRNAYDVLKSGGALIIVSPDSKHVGANAKLMKSWRYTLSKLGFMRIRYEKLRHIHCLAFRKCRCKAVATRWADLQCFSEDEEKYMSETEMFIPQDFQDICPQGRQEDLDKYDETELVDVFSELPFDDEAPSDL
- the LOC105288192 gene encoding 60S ribosomal protein L28, with the translated sequence MSSHLNWMIIRNNNAFLLKKRNINKPFSTEANNLTNLSSFRYSGVVHRKSVGIVDTPDKKGFTVVYKKAKAINKPAKATVKSTMKAGARRSLHKLKVLLKKNKYRVDLTKVALRRASAVLRSQKPLPAKKTRTAKKAD